In Lycium ferocissimum isolate CSIRO_LF1 chromosome 11, AGI_CSIRO_Lferr_CH_V1, whole genome shotgun sequence, a single genomic region encodes these proteins:
- the LOC132038596 gene encoding LOB domain-containing protein 4-like: MTVKGGTSPACAACKYQRRKCSSECVLAPYFPANQPKMFQNAHRLFGVCNIMKILRQLDDNDQKADAMKSIIFEADMWEKFPVYGCVEYICHLRQQLELALEELRYVYAQLAIYREQHQHLASTNSTTGPFFTSDGEFSEGGPKTLLGTSGSLFDMKINNHVVNTNYDQQINSLAFPTSNQRDISQDYECLINPFNNIMADDRQSYVETKEACDSSSESSKSLENLSQNELRNAAACFSLTSNTVTL, encoded by the exons ATGACAGTAAAAGGCGGCACAAGCCCTGCTTGTGCTGCTTGCAAGTACCAAAGAAGAAAGTGTTCTTCAGAGTGTGTTTTAGCTCCTTATTTCCCAGCGAATCAGCCGAAAATGTTCCAAAACGCGCATAGGCTTTTCGGGGTATGCAACATCATGAAGATCCTCAGGCAATTGGACGACAACGATCAAAAGGCGGACGCCATGAAGTCCATCATCTTCGAGGCCGACATGTGGGAGAAATTCCCCGTCTATGGTTGTGTTGAATACATTTGTCACCTCCGTCAACAATTGGAGCTCGCGCTCGAAGAACTTCGTTATGTCTATGCCCAACTTGCCATCTACAGGGAACAACACCAACACTTAGCCTCTACTAATTCTACAACGGGTCCATTTTTCACTAGCGATGGAGAATTCAGTGAGGGAGGGCCGAAAACTTTGCTGGGTACTTCTGGTTCTCTGTTTGATATGAAAATTAATAATCATGTTGTTAATACTAACTATGACCAGCAGATCAATTCACTAGCATTTCCAACATCCAATCAACGAGACATCTCTCAGGATTATGAGTGCCTTATTAACCCCTTCAACAATATCATGGCCGACGATAGGCAATCTTATGTTGAAACTAAGGAAGCATGTGACTCGAG CTCTGAATCATCTAAATCCCTGGAGAATTTATCTCAGAATGAGCTAAGGAATGCAGCTGCCTGCTTCAGCCTGACCAGTAATACTGTCACCTTGTGA